The Xanthomonas fragariae genome has a segment encoding these proteins:
- the flgE gene encoding flagellar hook protein FlgE gives MAFNTSLSGINAANADLNVTSNNIANVNTTGFKESRAEFADMFQSTSYGLSRNAVGSGVRVSNVAQQFSQGNIDPTGRSLDLAVSGEGFFTVTSNGAKMYTRAGNFQTDANGYVINPEGARLQVFAPNTSGNGFDVGRLSDLQLLTTDSPPKSTSTVNLAFTLPGNATAPTVSPFDPADDKSYSHSTGGINVYDSLGVSHVQTSYFVKTANPNEWQVHNYVDGTAVGAPTTLQFSDTGSLTTPANGIIAMDPFTPSTGAGVLNMQLNVSGSTQYGEAFALRDTRQDGYASGKLNEISIDTSGVVFARYSNGADKPLGQVALSSFVNPQGLQSQGNNMWAESYTSGAARTGAPDTSDLGQIESGSLEASTVDLTEQLVNMIVAQRNFQANSQMISTQDQVTQTIINIR, from the coding sequence ATGGCTTTCAATACCTCGTTGTCCGGCATCAACGCAGCCAATGCCGATCTGAACGTAACCTCCAACAACATCGCCAACGTCAACACCACCGGCTTCAAGGAATCGCGCGCCGAGTTTGCCGACATGTTCCAGAGCACCAGCTACGGACTGTCGCGCAATGCGGTGGGTTCGGGCGTGCGCGTCAGCAACGTGGCGCAGCAGTTCTCGCAGGGCAATATCGACCCGACCGGACGCAGCTTGGATCTAGCGGTTTCCGGCGAAGGCTTCTTCACCGTAACGTCCAACGGCGCCAAAATGTACACCCGCGCCGGCAACTTCCAGACCGACGCCAACGGCTATGTGATCAACCCGGAGGGCGCCCGCCTGCAGGTGTTCGCGCCCAACACGAGCGGTAACGGTTTCGACGTCGGCCGCCTGTCGGACCTGCAGTTGCTGACCACCGACAGCCCGCCCAAGTCGACCTCCACGGTCAACCTGGCCTTTACCTTGCCCGGTAATGCCACCGCTCCGACAGTGAGCCCATTCGACCCGGCCGACGACAAGAGCTACAGCCATTCCACCGGCGGCATCAACGTCTACGATTCGCTGGGGGTCAGCCACGTGCAGACCTCCTACTTCGTCAAAACCGCCAACCCGAACGAGTGGCAGGTGCACAACTACGTTGACGGTACTGCGGTCGGTGCGCCGACCACGCTGCAGTTCTCCGATACCGGTTCGCTGACCACCCCGGCCAACGGCATCATCGCGATGGACCCGTTCACCCCCAGCACCGGTGCCGGCGTGCTGAACATGCAGCTCAATGTCAGCGGCTCGACCCAGTACGGCGAAGCCTTCGCACTGCGCGACACCCGCCAGGACGGCTACGCCAGCGGCAAGCTCAACGAGATCAGCATCGACACCAGCGGCGTGGTGTTCGCGCGCTACTCCAACGGCGCCGACAAGCCGCTGGGCCAGGTCGCACTGAGCAGCTTCGTCAACCCGCAGGGTCTGCAGTCGCAGGGCAACAATATGTGGGCCGAAAGCTACACTTCCGGCGCCGCCCGCACCGGCGCACCGGACACCTCGGACCTGGGCCAGATCGAATCCGGCTCGCTGGAAGCGTCCACGGTAGATCTGACCGAGCAGTTGGTGAACATGATCGTGGCCCAGCGCAACTTCCAGGCCAACTCGCAGATGATCTCGACCCAGGACCAGGTCACCCAGACGATCATCAATATTCGTTAA
- the flgL gene encoding flagellar hook-associated protein FlgL produces MNDRISTSMMYSQSVSSMTAKQSRLNQLEAQLASGQRLVTAKDDPVAAGTALGLDRALAAITQFGENANNVKNRLGLQETVLAQAGDAMTRVNELTIQANSSALAPSDRKAIASELTALRDSMVSLANSTDGTGRYLFGGAADGSAPFVKSNGGVTYNGDQTQKQVEVAPDTFVSDTLPGSEIFMRIRTGDGNVDALANGANTGTGLLLDFSRDASTGSWNGSSYSVQFTAANTYEVRDSANAVVSTGTYKDGEDINAAGLRMRISGAPAAGDSFQIGASATKDVFSTIDDLVGALNADTVTLPQKAAMINTLQTSMRDIAQASSKVIDARASGGAQLSAIDNVNALLESNEVTLKTTLSSIRDLDYASAIGQYQLEKASLQAAQTIFQQMQSLSLFDLIR; encoded by the coding sequence ATGAACGACCGTATCTCCACCAGCATGATGTACAGCCAGTCGGTGTCGTCGATGACGGCCAAGCAGTCGCGGCTGAACCAACTCGAAGCCCAGCTCGCCAGCGGGCAGCGCCTGGTAACCGCCAAGGACGACCCGGTCGCCGCCGGCACCGCTCTCGGTCTGGATCGCGCCCTGGCTGCGATCACCCAGTTTGGCGAAAATGCCAACAACGTAAAGAACCGGCTCGGCCTGCAGGAAACCGTGTTGGCGCAGGCCGGCGACGCCATGACGCGCGTCAACGAATTGACGATCCAGGCCAACAGCTCGGCGCTCGCGCCCAGCGACCGCAAGGCGATCGCCTCGGAACTGACCGCACTACGCGACAGCATGGTGAGCCTGGCCAACAGTACAGACGGCACCGGGCGCTACCTGTTTGGCGGCGCCGCCGACGGCAGCGCGCCCTTCGTCAAGAGCAATGGCGGGGTCACCTACAACGGCGACCAGACCCAGAAGCAGGTTGAAGTGGCGCCGGATACGTTTGTCAGCGACACCCTGCCCGGCAGCGAAATCTTCATGCGCATCCGTACCGGCGACGGCAACGTGGACGCGCTCGCAAATGGCGCCAATACCGGCACCGGGCTGCTGCTGGATTTCAGCCGCGATGCCAGTACCGGCAGCTGGAATGGCAGCAGCTACAGTGTGCAGTTCACCGCCGCCAACACCTACGAGGTGCGCGACAGTGCCAATGCGGTAGTCAGCACCGGCACTTACAAAGATGGCGAAGACATCAACGCGGCCGGCTTGCGTATGCGCATCAGCGGCGCACCTGCGGCGGGCGACAGTTTCCAGATCGGTGCTTCCGCCACCAAGGACGTGTTCTCCACCATCGACGATCTGGTCGGCGCGCTCAACGCCGACACGGTGACCCTGCCGCAGAAGGCGGCGATGATCAACACGCTGCAGACCTCGATGCGCGACATTGCGCAGGCCTCGTCGAAGGTGATCGATGCGCGCGCCTCGGGCGGTGCGCAATTATCGGCCATCGACAACGTCAATGCGCTGCTCGAATCCAACGAAGTCACGCTCAAGACCACCTTGTCGTCTATCCGCGATCTGGACTATGCCTCGGCGATTGGGCAGTACCAACTCGAAAAGGCCTCGTTGCAGGCCGCTCAAACGATTTTTCAGCAGATGCAGTCGTTGTCGTTGTTCGACCTGATCCGCTGA
- the flgK gene encoding flagellar hook-associated protein FlgK, with protein sequence MSIMSTGTSALIAFQRALSTVSHNVANINTEGYSRQRVEFATRTPTDMGYAYVGNGAKITDVSRVADQLAISRLLDSGGELSRLQQLSSLSDRVDSLYSNTATSVAGLWSNFFDSTSAVSSNASSTAERQSMLDSGNSLATRFKQLNGQMDSLSNEVNSGLTGSVDEVNRLTQQIAKINGTIGNNIDNAAPDLLDQRDALVSKLVGYTGGTAVIQDGGFMNVFTAGGQALVVGTTSSKLTTVADPYQPTKLQVAMQTQGQNVSLSANSLGGQIGGLLEFRTSVLEPTQAELGRLAVGMASTFNAGHSQGMDLYGAMGGNFFNIDSPTTAANPNNTGSASLSASFSNMSAVNGQNVTLSFDGAAWKATNASTGSAVPMTGTGTAANPLVLNGVSMVVGGTPASGDKFLLQPTAGLAGTLSVAITDPSRIAAATPVKATATVANLGTGKISDVKVTNAQNPALLTPSSVEFIDANQYTIDGTGPFAYTAGQTISANGWSFALDGAPKAGDTFGVGPMGAGSSDNGNAKLLAKVEDAKALNGGTVTLNGALSGLTTSVGSAARAANYSADAQKVINDQAQASRDSISGVNLDEEAANMLKLQQAYQAAAQMISTADTIFQAILGAVR encoded by the coding sequence ATGTCCATCATGTCCACCGGGACCAGTGCGCTGATCGCCTTCCAACGGGCGTTGTCGACCGTCAGTCATAACGTCGCCAACATCAATACCGAAGGCTACAGCCGCCAGCGTGTGGAATTCGCAACGCGCACGCCGACCGACATGGGCTACGCGTACGTGGGCAATGGCGCCAAGATCACCGACGTGAGCCGCGTGGCCGACCAGCTGGCCATCTCGCGTCTGCTCGACAGCGGCGGCGAACTGTCGCGGCTGCAGCAGTTGTCGTCGTTGTCCGATCGCGTGGACAGCCTGTACTCCAATACCGCCACCAGCGTGGCAGGGCTGTGGTCGAACTTCTTCGACTCCACAAGTGCGGTCTCGTCCAATGCTTCTTCCACCGCCGAGCGGCAGAGCATGCTCGACAGCGGCAATAGCCTGGCCACGCGTTTCAAGCAGCTCAACGGGCAAATGGACAGCCTGAGCAATGAGGTCAACAGCGGCTTGACCGGGTCGGTGGACGAGGTCAATCGCCTGACGCAGCAGATCGCCAAGATCAACGGCACCATCGGCAACAATATCGACAACGCCGCGCCAGACCTGCTCGATCAACGCGATGCGCTGGTCTCCAAACTGGTCGGCTACACCGGTGGGACCGCTGTGATCCAGGACGGCGGCTTCATGAATGTTTTCACCGCTGGTGGCCAAGCGCTGGTGGTAGGTACCACTTCATCCAAGCTGACCACCGTCGCCGATCCGTATCAGCCGACCAAGCTGCAGGTGGCGATGCAGACCCAAGGCCAGAATGTCAGCCTCAGTGCCAACTCGCTGGGCGGGCAGATCGGCGGCCTGCTGGAATTCCGCACCAGCGTGCTCGAACCGACCCAGGCCGAACTCGGCCGTCTTGCCGTGGGCATGGCCAGCACCTTCAACGCAGGTCACAGCCAGGGTATGGACCTGTATGGCGCGATGGGCGGCAACTTCTTCAATATCGACTCGCCCACCACCGCCGCCAACCCGAACAACACCGGCAGCGCGTCGCTGAGCGCAAGTTTCAGCAACATGTCTGCAGTGAACGGCCAGAACGTCACGCTCAGCTTCGACGGCGCCGCCTGGAAAGCCACCAACGCCAGCACCGGTTCGGCCGTGCCCATGACCGGCACCGGCACTGCGGCCAATCCGCTGGTGCTCAACGGCGTCAGCATGGTGGTTGGCGGTACCCCGGCCAGCGGCGACAAGTTCCTGTTGCAGCCCACCGCCGGGCTGGCTGGTACCTTGTCGGTGGCCATCACCGACCCCTCGCGCATCGCCGCCGCCACCCCGGTCAAGGCCACCGCCACGGTCGCCAACCTGGGCACCGGCAAGATCAGCGACGTCAAAGTGACCAATGCGCAAAATCCCGCGCTGCTGACGCCCTCGTCGGTGGAGTTCATCGACGCCAACCAATACACCATCGATGGCACCGGCCCGTTTGCTTACACCGCCGGCCAGACCATCAGCGCCAACGGCTGGAGCTTTGCGCTGGATGGCGCGCCCAAGGCCGGCGACACCTTTGGCGTCGGCCCGATGGGTGCCGGCTCCAGCGACAACGGCAACGCCAAGTTACTGGCCAAGGTCGAAGACGCCAAGGCGCTCAACGGCGGCACCGTCACGCTTAACGGCGCGTTGTCGGGCCTGACCACCTCGGTCGGCTCGGCCGCGCGTGCGGCCAATTATTCGGCCGATGCGCAAAAGGTCATCAACGACCAGGCGCAGGCCAGCCGCGATTCGATTTCCGGCGTCAACCTCGATGAGGAAGCCGCCAACATGCTGAAACTGCAGCAGGCCTATCAAGCCGCCGCACAGATGATTTCCACCGCCGACACCATCTTCCAAGCCATCCTGGGCGCCGTACGCTGA
- the flgH gene encoding flagellar basal body L-ring protein FlgH, protein MSRLPSLSSLGFAIACSALLGGCVAAGDVRPFASLPPIVPVVAPVAQPTSGAIYAAGPGLNLYGDRRARDVGDLLTVTLVESTTASSTANTTISKADTVDMSTPTLLGMPLTVNGVDVLRNSTSGDRSFDGKGNTAQSNRMQGSVTVTVMQRLPNGNLVIQGQKNLRLNQGDELVQVQGIVRAADIAPDNTVPSSKVADARIAYGGRGAVAQSNAMGWLSRFFNSRLSPY, encoded by the coding sequence ATGTCACGCCTGCCTTCTCTCTCCTCACTGGGTTTTGCCATCGCCTGCAGCGCACTGCTGGGTGGTTGCGTGGCAGCTGGCGATGTGCGGCCGTTCGCCTCGCTGCCGCCGATCGTGCCGGTGGTTGCGCCGGTGGCGCAGCCCACTTCTGGCGCGATCTATGCAGCCGGCCCGGGCCTGAACCTGTACGGCGACCGCCGCGCACGCGATGTCGGCGATCTGCTGACGGTGACCCTGGTGGAAAGCACCACCGCCTCGTCCACCGCCAACACCACCATCAGTAAGGCCGACACGGTGGACATGAGCACACCCACACTGCTCGGCATGCCGCTCACCGTCAACGGCGTCGATGTGCTGCGTAATTCCACCAGCGGCGATCGCAGCTTCGACGGCAAGGGCAACACCGCGCAGAGCAACCGCATGCAGGGCAGCGTGACCGTCACCGTAATGCAGCGCCTGCCCAACGGCAATCTGGTGATCCAGGGGCAGAAGAATCTGCGCCTGAACCAGGGCGACGAGCTGGTGCAGGTGCAAGGCATCGTGCGCGCCGCCGACATCGCCCCGGACAACACCGTGCCGTCGAGCAAGGTGGCCGATGCACGCATCGCCTACGGCGGCCGCGGCGCAGTTGCGCAGTCCAATGCGATGGGCTGGCTGAGCCGCTTCTTCAATTCCCGTTTGTCGCCCTACTGA
- a CDS encoding flagellar hook capping FlgD N-terminal domain-containing protein has product MSTIGSDLYTSLGLTTSSTVAKKEDALGQADFLKLMTEQLQHQDPLKPMENSAFLGQLAQFSTVQGIGDLNTKFGSFSASQNSDQVLKGASLVGHNVLVPSAQVAIDAAGSANGVVAATSAGTVNFEITDANGTFVKQLSVPASAAGEVAFAWDGTDANGNRMVAGKYGVTATQTDTAGAKSKLSTYVDAPVDSVTIGSDGLYLNLTGLGTSPLANVLRVS; this is encoded by the coding sequence ATGAGCACAATCGGCAGTGACCTTTACACCAGCCTTGGGCTGACCACCAGCAGCACCGTTGCAAAGAAAGAAGATGCGCTCGGCCAGGCCGACTTTCTCAAGTTGATGACCGAGCAGCTGCAGCACCAGGACCCGCTCAAACCGATGGAAAACAGCGCATTTCTAGGGCAGTTGGCGCAGTTCTCCACCGTCCAGGGCATTGGCGACCTCAATACCAAGTTCGGCAGTTTCTCCGCATCGCAGAACAGCGATCAGGTGCTGAAGGGCGCTTCGCTGGTCGGGCACAACGTGTTGGTGCCGTCGGCGCAGGTCGCCATCGATGCCGCTGGCTCGGCCAATGGCGTGGTCGCCGCGACCTCGGCCGGCACAGTCAACTTCGAAATCACCGACGCCAATGGCACATTCGTCAAACAGCTCAGCGTGCCCGCCAGCGCCGCCGGTGAAGTGGCGTTTGCCTGGGATGGCACCGATGCCAATGGCAACCGCATGGTGGCCGGCAAATACGGCGTCACCGCCACCCAAACCGACACCGCCGGTGCCAAGAGCAAGTTGTCCACCTACGTCGATGCACCGGTGGACAGCGTCACGATCGGCTCGGACGGCCTGTATCTCAATCTGACCGGGCTCGGCACCTCCCCGCTCGCCAACGTGCTCCGCGTCAGCTGA
- the flgF gene encoding flagellar basal-body rod protein FlgF, giving the protein MDKALYVAMTGARASLQAQGTVSHNLANVDTVGFKAALANTEAFKIQGKGYPSRIDALHVDQGFDRSQGHQKVTGNPLDVSLQQDRWLSVQSPDGSEAYTRNGELALTANGQLVTANGHAVLDEGGNPMTIPPHQAMEIGSDGSISIIPQGEGPQTMAIVGKMKVVDAPADRLTRRPDGLMRNSSTDPAQAFQIATGKTINSGMLEGSNVDAAGALVEMIQLQRQFEMQVKIIKNGDDNAQSANSLLRVSG; this is encoded by the coding sequence ATGGACAAAGCTCTCTACGTCGCGATGACCGGCGCCCGCGCCTCCCTGCAGGCGCAGGGTACCGTGTCGCACAATCTCGCCAACGTCGATACGGTGGGGTTCAAGGCTGCGCTGGCCAACACCGAAGCGTTCAAGATCCAGGGCAAGGGGTATCCGTCGCGGATCGATGCGCTGCATGTGGACCAGGGTTTCGATCGCAGCCAAGGCCATCAGAAGGTGACCGGCAACCCGCTGGACGTGTCGCTGCAGCAGGACCGTTGGTTATCTGTACAGTCGCCCGATGGCAGCGAGGCCTACACCCGCAACGGCGAGCTGGCGCTGACCGCCAATGGCCAGCTGGTCACCGCCAATGGCCACGCGGTGCTGGATGAAGGCGGCAACCCGATGACGATCCCGCCGCACCAGGCGATGGAGATCGGCAGCGACGGTAGTATCTCGATCATCCCGCAGGGCGAAGGCCCGCAGACCATGGCCATCGTCGGCAAGATGAAGGTGGTGGATGCCCCCGCCGACCGTTTGACGCGGCGCCCGGACGGGTTGATGCGCAATAGCAGCACCGACCCGGCGCAGGCGTTTCAGATCGCCACCGGCAAGACCATCAACAGCGGCATGCTGGAGGGCAGCAACGTGGATGCCGCTGGCGCTCTGGTGGAGATGATCCAGCTGCAGCGGCAATTCGAAATGCAGGTCAAGATCATCAAGAACGGCGACGACAACGCGCAGTCGGCCAATTCGCTGTTGCGTGTCAGTGGCTAA
- the flgG gene encoding flagellar basal-body rod protein FlgG, with the protein MNQALWVAKTGLDAQQTRMSVISNNLANTNTTGFKRDRAAFEDLLYQQVRAPGGSTSAQTQLPTGLQLGTGVRVVSTFKGFDQGSQQQTGRALDVMVNGRGFFEVQMPDGTSAYTRDGTFQINAQGELVTNSGYPLQPGIQVPEGAQSLTIGNDGTISVTLAGQAAAQEIGALTLTDFINPSGLQSKGENLFVETTASGPAQNGTPGLNGLGSTVQGALEGSNVNTVEELVSMIETQRAYEMNAKAISTTDSMLGYLNNNV; encoded by the coding sequence ATGAATCAGGCTTTGTGGGTCGCCAAAACCGGACTGGATGCGCAGCAGACGCGCATGTCGGTCATTTCCAACAACCTGGCCAATACCAATACCACCGGCTTCAAGCGCGATCGTGCTGCGTTCGAAGACCTGTTGTATCAACAAGTGCGTGCGCCCGGCGGTTCGACCTCGGCGCAGACGCAACTGCCGACCGGCTTGCAACTGGGTACCGGCGTGCGCGTGGTGTCCACCTTCAAGGGCTTCGACCAAGGCAGCCAGCAGCAGACCGGCCGCGCGCTCGACGTGATGGTCAACGGTCGCGGTTTCTTCGAAGTGCAGATGCCCGACGGCACCTCCGCCTACACCCGCGACGGCACGTTCCAGATCAATGCGCAGGGCGAGCTGGTCACCAACAGCGGCTACCCGCTGCAGCCAGGCATCCAGGTGCCGGAAGGTGCGCAGTCGCTGACCATCGGCAACGACGGCACCATTAGCGTAACGCTGGCCGGCCAGGCCGCCGCGCAGGAAATCGGTGCGTTGACGCTGACCGACTTCATCAATCCCTCGGGCCTGCAATCCAAGGGCGAAAACCTGTTCGTCGAAACCACCGCTTCCGGCCCCGCGCAGAACGGCACCCCTGGCCTCAATGGTCTGGGCAGTACCGTGCAGGGCGCGCTGGAAGGCAGCAACGTCAATACGGTGGAAGAGCTGGTGAGCATGATCGAGACGCAGCGCGCCTACGAAATGAATGCCAAGGCGATCTCCACCACCGACTCGATGCTCGGTTACTTGAACAACAACGTCTGA
- the flgB gene encoding flagellar basal body rod protein FlgB encodes MSNPISSFLGIHGDALPLREQRMKFIASNLSNVDTPGYKAKDLNFEAALKSAEGVRDGTLLQTTDAKHYEIGGSAGLNPFQISRESDQPSLDGNTVDPDAERAAYGRAALEYRASLSFLESKVRSMLTAITGQ; translated from the coding sequence GTGTCCAATCCCATCTCGTCCTTCCTTGGCATCCACGGCGATGCATTGCCGCTGCGCGAGCAGCGCATGAAGTTTATTGCCAGCAATCTGAGCAATGTGGACACCCCTGGTTACAAGGCCAAGGACCTGAATTTCGAAGCGGCGCTTAAGTCGGCCGAAGGCGTGCGTGACGGCACACTGCTGCAGACTACCGACGCTAAGCATTACGAAATCGGCGGCAGTGCCGGGCTCAACCCTTTCCAGATCAGCCGCGAATCCGACCAGCCCAGTCTGGACGGCAATACCGTCGATCCGGACGCCGAACGCGCTGCCTACGGCCGCGCAGCGCTGGAATACCGCGCGTCGCTGAGCTTCCTCGAATCCAAGGTGCGTTCAATGCTCACCGCGATCACGGGCCAATAA
- the flgC gene encoding flagellar basal body rod protein FlgC yields the protein MSNLPIFDVAGSALHAQSVRLSTIASNLANADSVAGSAEATYKPIEPIFQAQQNRQDPSLTSVNVKEITTTNAPPIRRYEPGHPLADADGYVFSPDVDPVAQMVNMISASRNYQAGVEMLNTAKELALATLTMGR from the coding sequence ATGAGCAACCTTCCCATCTTCGATGTGGCTGGCTCGGCGCTGCATGCGCAGTCGGTGCGCCTGAGCACGATCGCCTCCAATCTGGCCAATGCGGATTCTGTCGCGGGTTCGGCAGAGGCGACATATAAGCCGATCGAGCCGATCTTCCAGGCTCAGCAGAACCGTCAAGACCCCAGCCTGACCTCGGTGAACGTCAAGGAGATCACCACCACCAACGCGCCACCGATCCGTCGCTACGAGCCCGGCCATCCGCTGGCCGATGCCGATGGCTACGTGTTCTCGCCCGACGTGGACCCGGTGGCGCAGATGGTCAACATGATTTCCGCCTCGCGCAATTACCAGGCAGGCGTGGAAATGCTCAATACCGCCAAGGAACTGGCGCTCGCGACCCTGACCATGGGTCGCTGA
- a CDS encoding flagellar basal body P-ring protein FlgI, which yields MNLSALPFRLLAAAVAVCAIAAPASAERIKDLAQVGGVRGNALVGYGLVVGLDGSGDRTSQAPFTVQSLKNLLGELGVNVPANVNPQLKNVAAVAIHAELPPFAKPGQPIDITVSSIANAVSLRGGSLLMAPLKGADGQVYAMAQGNLVVGGFGAQGKDGSRVSVNIPSVGRIPNGATVERALPDVFAGNGEITLNLHENDFTTVSRMVAAIDSSFGSGTARAVDGVTVAVRSPTDPGARIGLLSRLENVELSPGDAPAKIVVNARTGTVVIGQLVRVMPAAIAHGSLTVTISENTNVSQPGAFSGGRTAVTPQSTITATSEGSRMFKFQGGTTLDQIVRAVNEVGAAPGDLVAILEALKQAGALTAELEVI from the coding sequence ATGAATCTGTCTGCCCTGCCCTTCCGTCTCCTTGCTGCCGCTGTCGCCGTCTGCGCGATCGCCGCGCCGGCGTCGGCCGAGCGCATCAAGGATCTTGCCCAGGTCGGCGGCGTACGCGGCAACGCGCTGGTCGGTTACGGCCTGGTGGTTGGTCTGGATGGCAGCGGCGACCGCACCAGCCAGGCGCCCTTCACCGTGCAGAGCTTGAAGAACCTGCTCGGCGAGCTGGGCGTCAATGTTCCGGCGAACGTCAACCCGCAGCTGAAAAACGTCGCGGCCGTGGCGATCCACGCCGAATTGCCGCCGTTCGCCAAGCCCGGCCAGCCGATCGACATCACCGTCTCTTCGATCGCCAATGCAGTGTCGCTGCGCGGCGGCTCGCTGCTCATGGCACCACTGAAAGGCGCCGACGGCCAGGTCTATGCGATGGCCCAGGGCAACTTGGTGGTCGGTGGCTTCGGCGCGCAAGGCAAGGACGGCTCGCGGGTGTCGGTCAACATTCCCAGCGTCGGTCGCATCCCCAACGGGGCCACGGTTGAACGCGCACTGCCGGACGTGTTTGCCGGCAACGGCGAGATCACCCTCAACCTGCATGAGAACGATTTCACCACTGTCTCGCGCATGGTCGCGGCGATCGACAGCAGCTTCGGCTCCGGTACTGCGCGTGCGGTCGATGGCGTGACCGTGGCGGTGCGCTCGCCGACCGATCCTGGCGCCCGTATCGGCTTGCTGTCGCGGTTGGAAAACGTCGAACTCTCTCCGGGCGACGCGCCGGCCAAGATCGTAGTCAACGCACGCACCGGCACGGTAGTGATCGGCCAGTTGGTGCGGGTGATGCCGGCGGCAATCGCGCATGGCTCGCTCACCGTGACCATCAGCGAGAACACCAACGTCAGCCAGCCAGGTGCCTTCAGTGGCGGTCGCACGGCGGTGACACCGCAATCGACGATCACGGCCACCTCCGAAGGCAGCCGCATGTTCAAGTTCCAAGGCGGCACCACGCTCGATCAGATCGTACGTGCAGTCAACGAAGTGGGCGCCGCTCCCGGCGACCTGGTGGCTATTCTGGAAGCGCTGAAGCAAGCCGGTGCGCTCACGGCGGAGCTGGAGGTGATCTGA
- the flgJ gene encoding flagellar assembly peptidoglycan hydrolase FlgJ, with protein MRIAASPIDLNPSTKADPAKIDKVSRQLEGQFAQMLVKSMRDASSGDPMFPGENQMFREMYDQQMAKALTEGKGLGLSAMISKQLSGDTGGPALNTSLSTADAAKAYSLVAGRRDASLPLPARDGAATGIVASTGTGSGTSAGSLSGIGIGVSQVLDLIAGRTGGSDSGSDDTAALSWPAANDRWSDVAVSDVADANAAVNASAASSAAASLGERTPEGFVAKIWTHAQKAARELGVDPRALVAQAALETGWGRRGIGNGGDSNNLFGIKATGWSGDKVTTGTHEYVNGVKVTETADFRAYGSAEESFADYVRLLKNNSRYQPALQAGTDIKGFARGLQQAGYATDPGYAAKIAAIANGPTIDRAVAAIGNAAADLSNRYASNAEPAGLGTTRR; from the coding sequence ATGCGTATCGCAGCCTCGCCCATTGATCTCAATCCGAGCACCAAGGCCGATCCCGCAAAGATCGACAAGGTGTCACGTCAGCTCGAAGGACAGTTCGCTCAGATGCTGGTCAAGAGCATGCGCGATGCGAGCTCCGGGGACCCGATGTTTCCTGGCGAAAACCAGATGTTCCGCGAGATGTACGACCAGCAGATGGCCAAGGCATTGACCGAAGGCAAGGGTCTGGGCCTGTCGGCGATGATCTCCAAGCAGCTGAGCGGCGATACCGGCGGCCCGGCGTTGAACACATCGCTGAGCACCGCCGATGCCGCCAAGGCCTATTCGCTGGTGGCCGGCAGGCGCGATGCCTCCTTGCCGCTGCCCGCCCGCGATGGCGCGGCAACCGGCATCGTTGCCAGCACCGGCACGGGTAGCGGAACCAGTGCAGGTAGCCTGAGCGGCATCGGCATCGGCGTGAGCCAGGTGCTGGATCTGATCGCCGGGCGTACCGGCGGCAGCGACTCCGGCAGCGACGATACGGCCGCGCTGAGCTGGCCGGCGGCCAACGACCGCTGGAGCGATGTGGCTGTCAGCGATGTCGCCGATGCCAATGCCGCGGTCAATGCGAGCGCCGCCAGCAGTGCTGCCGCCAGTCTGGGCGAGCGCACTCCGGAAGGCTTCGTCGCCAAGATCTGGACGCATGCGCAGAAAGCTGCGCGCGAACTGGGCGTGGATCCGCGAGCGCTGGTGGCACAGGCCGCGCTGGAAACCGGCTGGGGCCGGCGTGGCATCGGTAATGGCGGCGATTCCAACAACCTGTTCGGCATCAAGGCCACTGGCTGGAGTGGCGACAAGGTCACCACCGGCACCCACGAATACGTCAATGGCGTCAAAGTCACCGAAACCGCAGATTTCCGCGCTTACGGCTCGGCCGAAGAGAGCTTTGCCGACTACGTGCGGCTGCTGAAGAACAACAGTCGCTACCAGCCCGCACTGCAGGCCGGAACCGATATCAAGGGTTTTGCACGCGGCTTGCAACAGGCCGGGTACGCCACCGATCCGGGCTACGCAGCCAAGATCGCGGCGATCGCCAACGGTCCGACCATCGACCGTGCGGTCGCCGCAATTGGCAACGCAGCGGCGGACCTGTCCAACCGCTATGCCAGCAACGCCGAGCCTGCCGGGCTTGGCACCACCCGTCGTTGA